From Anopheles funestus chromosome 3RL, idAnoFuneDA-416_04, whole genome shotgun sequence, a single genomic window includes:
- the LOC125771129 gene encoding folliculin-interacting protein 2 isoform X1, whose translation MMALFNKLLFNKKRNTSSSSQKTSPGQFPFSADQVRILVFKECDIRGRKLLFDSSTVEKVSSDSNSAAAAAAFASDHHPSSVPQVQKCEHCNVVYRVRKQNDPRNEAKTEIKQFEEMVFGSAPIAFRGSSFKVHWLKAPKTLMCSLVFPTPVYSGTKKSSVSTYPGSELFINSGGSGTGSTGAVGGNGVDYNPSVSDLSSIGTGSLHSFTVTSSTATQHDPSMLHRLRPVLPAEFCNFDRFADLRHSSNSGVDSGYGGTDPWGLSGSGSSRHPASSSHRSSLSSIYSDFDYIRRMSTDNFSMDIPPPPNCVSLEDCHSYGSFHRRVSKNLSTSFENRHTIADHVGHLDELGQMLAGNGVGPPHTPTNATASDGCVVSRNRRNSEIMDLNRRKAYSGELLSTATNYQGKAPSKKQRLGLAVCIRLNDVMLQDTDTFCSEHMTVFESILCRVRLAVEKAYIRWRLFLQIMLGAWHSTQQWLNDLFTAPRINNPVWLTLSSSTLTDRNLSSLASTFMNDLCSLLSLADTKDTNFFISTLITAVLTHHLGWVGTIAAMTATDDANSKLDLIRREKTRMNEITANHPYSVLWAQLGDLYGAVGFPMKLSKTIICGSSQLSNMLDKILNVLSYFIRCSEIKRTVYVESFDEANVRTAFVSQRANINNAVHVEDVPPADTKVNVAEQPIGLLEATGQQLLRSASSGMVRSATRMKNLASLGGDGDQDNSKHATAGESTSNAGNEEVQKALKKNVMNDIPNVLVYRDSRFVRQELRIGNKSMDTGLVMNAREKQYLEARYQIGKVALLHTQPQSAEAELAQEALVLDGNEHRTMDDADDRESVRLSYLITENSLGQVGTTEAPDSQQRLIWGVEKTKEGIAFEQLKYISLLRGDYKVQKDTVNDSGSELKSGNNNNEVVFVLGENEMLKDIHRKTTGSGQDVADVLTPLGMVQPLKHCCQQKFSSFDKYRQIAAKFLKNRNLPDNHLLERGKLLSTEEAGLVSPLSELSFEFIDQQGKNGPTECAICHQIPTIFCLQTPTNASEMEFVGDFSDGNHRPCWKERTLSEQLAGEEVAGAASDHPSKPAMRENIPLIVLPGHTMATLDENDELRVKHPGSILKLIDIPFPKGMRTSASGPGNDENNNSNGAGSGCSSGGSGHGGGNGSNAGGGSGSNSGTHHHHMLDSGSTGNDKTDKGLRCFRTGFMPSLFSRITDHYMPDMVLQATTAPPSQWEASLKRDLHLAARFTLYEQQHTENNAIIANLDTHEVRLLSSQSLVDGDIIGMSQLVSSMLEAVNAMWSAGISAYQCMAFMESKLRELYLQSETLASVMLATDFCTMSSITTAMDITANDMELLLSVASVHTPEATKRYRVLMR comes from the exons ATGATGGCCCTGTTCAACAAGCTGCTAttcaacaagaaaagaaatactAGCTCATCGTCGCAGAAAACAAGCCCCGG ACAGTTCCCGTTCAGTGCAGATCAGGTTCGAATCTTGGTATTCAAGGAGTGTGATATTCGTGGCAGAAAGCTCCTGTTCGACTCCAGCACCGTCGAGAAGGTTTCGTCCGATAGTAATAGTGCGGCAGCTGCTGCCGCATTTGCCAGCGATCATCATCCATCGTCCGTACCGCAGGTGCAAAAGTGCGAACACTGTAATGTCGTCTATCGGGTACGTAAG caAAATGATCCCCGCAATGAGGCGAAGACAGAGATCAAACAGTTTGAAGAGATGGTGTTCGGCTCGGCACCGATCGCGTTCCGTGGTAGCAGCTTTAAGGTACATTGGCTGAAGGCACCGAAGACGCTAATGTGCTCGCTCGTGTTCCCAACACCGGTGTACAGCGGTACGAAGAAATCGTCCGTTTCCACCTATCCCGGGTCGGAACTGTTCATCAACAGTGGAGGCAGTGGCACTGGCAGCACCGGGGCCGTTGGTGGTAATGGTGTTGACTACAATCCTTCCGTGAGCGATCTCAGCTCAATCGGTACGGGATCGTTACATTCGTTTACGGTGACGTCCTCTACCGCTACCCAGCATGATCCATCGATGTTGCACCGATTGCGGCCAGTATTGCCGGCAGAGTTCTGCAATTTCGATCGGTTTGCCGATCTACGCCACTCGTCTAACAGTGGTGTCGATTCTGGTTACGGCGGTACCGATCCGTGGGGTCTTTCCGGCTCTGGTTCATCGCGTCATCCAGCCTCATCTTCCCACCGTAGCAGCCTTTCCTCGATCTATAGCGATTTTGATTACATCCGGCGCATGAGCACGGATAACTTTAGTATGGACATTCCACCGCCGCCGAACTGTGTCAGTTTGGAGGATTGTCACTCGTACGGTAGCTTTCATCGGCGAGTTTCCAAGAATCTTTCGACGTCGTTCGAAAATCGTCACACGATCGCCGATCACGTCGGCCATCTGGATGAGCTGGGCCAGATGTTGGCGGGTAATGGTGTGGGTCCGCCACACACGCCAACAAATGCCACGGCTAGCGATGGCTGTGTGGTATCGCGTAACCGGCGCAACAGTGAAATAATGGACCTGAACCGGCGGAAGGCTTACAGTGGTGAGCTGCTGTCGACGGCTACAAACTACCAGGGCAAAGCGCCCAGCAAAAAGCAACGGCTTGGTTTAGCCGTTTGCATTCGATTGAATGATGTGATGCTGCAGGACACGGATACGTTCTGTTCCGAGCATATGACCGTGTTCGAATCGATCCTGTGTCGGGTACGATTGGCCGTGGAAAAAGCGTACATTCGTTGGCGATTATTTTTGCAG ATCATGCTGGGAGCATGGCATTCGACACAACAGTGGCTAAACGATCTCTTTACGGCACCGCGAATAAATAATCCCGTCTGGTTGACGCTCAGCAGCAGTACTCTAACCGATCGTAACTTATCCTCGTTGGCCAGCACATTCATGAACGATCTGTGCTCATTGCTGTCGTTGGCCGATACAAAGGACACAAACTT tttcatCAGCACCCTGATCACTGCTGTTTTGACGCATCATCTCGGGTGGGTAGGAACGATAGCAGCGATGACCGCTACGGATGATGCGAACAGCAAGCTGGACCTTATAAGGCGCGAAAAGACACGCATGAACGAAATTACCGCCAACCATCCGTACAGTGTGCTTTGGGCCCAGCTGGGTGATCTTTACGGTGCCGTCGGTTTCCCGATGAAGCTGTCGAAAACGATCATTTGCGGTAGTTCGCAGCTGAGCAACATGCTGGATAAAATACTTAACGTGTTATCGTACTTTATACGCTGTTCCGAGATTAAACGCACCGTTTATGTCGAGTCGTTCGATGAAGCGAACGTCCGTACGGCATTCGTGTCGCAGCGTGCCAATATTAATAATGCAGTTCATGTTGAAGATGTCCCACCGGCGGACACAAAAGTGAACGTAGCTGAACAACCGATTGGTTTGCTTGAAGCAACAGGTCAACAGCTGCTACGTTCTGCCTCATCCGGAATGGTTCGTTCGGCGACTAGGATGAAAAATTTAGCATCTTTGGGTGGAGACGGTGATCAGGATAACTCGAAACATGCGACTGCTGGCGAGTCAACTTCCAACGCGGGCAATGAAGAGGTACAGAAAGCGTTGAAGAAAAACGTGATGAATGACATTCCAAACGTGCTGGTGTACCGTGATTCGCGGTTCGTCCGGCAAGAGCTCCGAATAGGGAACAAAAGCATGGACACGGGACTGGTGATGAATGCGCGGGAAAAGCAATACCTTGAGGCACGCTATCAAATCGGCAAGGTGGCATTGCTTCACACACAGCCTCAATCGGCCGAGGCGGAGCTGGCACAGGAAGCACTCGTGCTGGACGGGAATGAGCATCGTACAATGGACGATGCAGATGATCGTGAGTCGGTTCGTTTGTCCTATCTCATCACCGAAAACAGTCTCGGACAGGTGGGAACGACGGAAGCACCCGACTCACAGCAACGCCTTATATGGGGTGTAGAGAAGACGAAGGAAGGCATTGCGTTCGAGCAGCTTAAATATATCAGCCTGTTGCGAGGAGACTACAAGGTGCAAaaggatacggtcaacgataGCGGCAGTGAATTGAAGAgcggaaacaacaacaacgaggTCGTATTTGTGCTCGGTGAGAACGAAATGTTGAAAGACATTCATCGGAAGACGACCGGCAGTGGACAGGATGTTGCAGATGTACTTACACCGCTAGGTATGGTGCAACCGCTCAAACACTGTTGCCAGCAAAAATTTAGCAGCTTCGACAAATACCGACAGATTGCGGCAAAGTTTCTGAAAAATCGCAATCTTCCCGACAATCatctgctcgagcgaggcaaGCTACTATCAACTGAGGAGGCGGGATTGGTTTCTCCGCTTTCGGAACTATCGTTCGAATTTATTGATCAACAAGGTAAGAACGGTCCAACCGAGTGTGCGATCTGCCATCAGATACCGACGATCTTCTGTCTGCAAACACCAACGAACGCGTCGGAGATGGAATTTGTTGGGGATTTCTCGGACGGTAACCATCGGCCGTGCTGGAAGGAACGAACACTATCGGAACAGTTGGCGGGAGAGGAAGTAGCCGGTGCGGCGTCAGATCATCCATCGAAGCCAGCGATGCGAGAGAACATTCCGCTTATTGTACTTCCGGGTCATACGATGGCTACACTGGACGAGAACGATGAGCTGCGGGTAAAACATCCAGGGAGTATTTTGAAGCTTATCGATATTCCCTTTCCCAAGGGAATGCGAACCTCTGCTAGCGGACCGGGGAATGACGAAAATAATAACAGCAACGGTGCAGGTTCGGGATGTTCCAGCGGTGGTAGCGGTCACGGTGGTGGGAACGGTAGCAATGCAGGCGGAGGTAGTGGTAGCAACAGTGGAACCCACCATCACCATATGCTGGATTCCGGTAGCACGGGTAACGATAAGACTGACAAAGGTTTGCGATGTTTTCGAACCGGTTTCATGCCGTCTCTGTTTAGTCGCATAACCGATCACTACATGCCGGATATGGTGCTGCAGGCCACGACAGCACCGCCAAGCCAGTGGGAAGCATCGCTAAAGCGCGATCTTCATCTAGCCGCTCGGTTCACTCTGTACGAACAGCAACACACGGAGAATAATGCAATCATTGCCAATCTGGACACGCACGAGGTGCGATTGCTTTCTTCTCAATCGCTCGTTGACGGTGATATCATTGGTATGTCGCAGCTAGTATCTTCCATGCTCGAGGCGGTTAATGCTATGTGGTCAGCTGGAATCTCCGCGTATCAG TGTATGGCCTTTATGGAATCGAAGCTACGCGAACTCTACCTACAGTCGGAAACTCTCGCTAGCGTTATGTTGGCCACAGACTTTTGCACGATGAGCTCGATCACTACCGCTATGGATATCACTGCCAACGATATGGAGCTGCTGCTATCCGTTGCATCCGTACATACGCCCGAAGCAACCAAACGGTACCGCGTTTTGATGCGTTAA
- the LOC125771198 gene encoding uncharacterized protein LOC125771198 produces the protein MSNSSRFRFHSLLVLLVLVSTIATQYGARAAILTRAIEAQKSLVEREEQVLQEAKDQVYRTAQNAIDVSRDAVSNVADQLRYVVTYPWRVANEALEKPKLYAKYMLYKATSAINGEVETTPVPVVLSNEYTSQEPQPSADTEMFPQLISGLRSLFNPAPSEPNKDLPKPSPYIEVIEIKQKPSEMQASLPSVGEIDTEPTKEAIQL, from the exons aTGTCAAACTCATCACGATTCCGGTTCCACTCGCTGCTGGTACTGCTGGTGCTCGTATCGACCATCGCCACACAATATGGCGCCCGGGCCGCCATACTGACGCGTGCCATCGAAGCCCAGAAATCGCTGGTCGAGCGGGAAGAACAGGTGCTCCAGGAGGCGAAAGATCAAGTGTACCGGACGGCACAGAACGCGATCGATGTGTCACGCGATGCCGTATCGAACGTGGCCGACCAGCTTCGCTATGTCGTCACCTATCCGTGGCGTGTGGCAAACGAAGCACTGGAGAAACCGAAACTGTACGCCAAGTACATGCTGTACAAGGCAACTAGCGCGATAAACGGAGAGGTCGAAACAACGCCCGTTCCCGTAGTGCTGTCGAACGAGTACACGTCCCAGGAACCGCAACCGTCGGCTGACACCGAAATGTTCCCACAGTTAATTTCAGGTTTACGATCCCTCTTCAACCCGGCACCATCCGAACCAAATAAGGATCTTCCGAAACCAAG CCCCTACATCGAGGTGATTGAAATTAAGCAGAAACCTTCAGAGATGCAGGCCTCGCTGCCTTCTGTGGGGGAGATCGACACGGAACCGACGAAGGAAGCTATTCAGCTGTAA
- the LOC125771129 gene encoding folliculin-interacting protein 2 isoform X2: protein MMALFNKLLFNKKRNTSSSSQKTSPGQFPFSADQVRILVFKECDIRGRKLLFDSSTVEKVSSDSNSAAAAAAFASDHHPSSVPQVQKCEHCNVVYRQNDPRNEAKTEIKQFEEMVFGSAPIAFRGSSFKVHWLKAPKTLMCSLVFPTPVYSGTKKSSVSTYPGSELFINSGGSGTGSTGAVGGNGVDYNPSVSDLSSIGTGSLHSFTVTSSTATQHDPSMLHRLRPVLPAEFCNFDRFADLRHSSNSGVDSGYGGTDPWGLSGSGSSRHPASSSHRSSLSSIYSDFDYIRRMSTDNFSMDIPPPPNCVSLEDCHSYGSFHRRVSKNLSTSFENRHTIADHVGHLDELGQMLAGNGVGPPHTPTNATASDGCVVSRNRRNSEIMDLNRRKAYSGELLSTATNYQGKAPSKKQRLGLAVCIRLNDVMLQDTDTFCSEHMTVFESILCRVRLAVEKAYIRWRLFLQIMLGAWHSTQQWLNDLFTAPRINNPVWLTLSSSTLTDRNLSSLASTFMNDLCSLLSLADTKDTNFFISTLITAVLTHHLGWVGTIAAMTATDDANSKLDLIRREKTRMNEITANHPYSVLWAQLGDLYGAVGFPMKLSKTIICGSSQLSNMLDKILNVLSYFIRCSEIKRTVYVESFDEANVRTAFVSQRANINNAVHVEDVPPADTKVNVAEQPIGLLEATGQQLLRSASSGMVRSATRMKNLASLGGDGDQDNSKHATAGESTSNAGNEEVQKALKKNVMNDIPNVLVYRDSRFVRQELRIGNKSMDTGLVMNAREKQYLEARYQIGKVALLHTQPQSAEAELAQEALVLDGNEHRTMDDADDRESVRLSYLITENSLGQVGTTEAPDSQQRLIWGVEKTKEGIAFEQLKYISLLRGDYKVQKDTVNDSGSELKSGNNNNEVVFVLGENEMLKDIHRKTTGSGQDVADVLTPLGMVQPLKHCCQQKFSSFDKYRQIAAKFLKNRNLPDNHLLERGKLLSTEEAGLVSPLSELSFEFIDQQGKNGPTECAICHQIPTIFCLQTPTNASEMEFVGDFSDGNHRPCWKERTLSEQLAGEEVAGAASDHPSKPAMRENIPLIVLPGHTMATLDENDELRVKHPGSILKLIDIPFPKGMRTSASGPGNDENNNSNGAGSGCSSGGSGHGGGNGSNAGGGSGSNSGTHHHHMLDSGSTGNDKTDKGLRCFRTGFMPSLFSRITDHYMPDMVLQATTAPPSQWEASLKRDLHLAARFTLYEQQHTENNAIIANLDTHEVRLLSSQSLVDGDIIGMSQLVSSMLEAVNAMWSAGISAYQCMAFMESKLRELYLQSETLASVMLATDFCTMSSITTAMDITANDMELLLSVASVHTPEATKRYRVLMR, encoded by the exons ATGATGGCCCTGTTCAACAAGCTGCTAttcaacaagaaaagaaatactAGCTCATCGTCGCAGAAAACAAGCCCCGG ACAGTTCCCGTTCAGTGCAGATCAGGTTCGAATCTTGGTATTCAAGGAGTGTGATATTCGTGGCAGAAAGCTCCTGTTCGACTCCAGCACCGTCGAGAAGGTTTCGTCCGATAGTAATAGTGCGGCAGCTGCTGCCGCATTTGCCAGCGATCATCATCCATCGTCCGTACCGCAGGTGCAAAAGTGCGAACACTGTAATGTCGTCTATCGG caAAATGATCCCCGCAATGAGGCGAAGACAGAGATCAAACAGTTTGAAGAGATGGTGTTCGGCTCGGCACCGATCGCGTTCCGTGGTAGCAGCTTTAAGGTACATTGGCTGAAGGCACCGAAGACGCTAATGTGCTCGCTCGTGTTCCCAACACCGGTGTACAGCGGTACGAAGAAATCGTCCGTTTCCACCTATCCCGGGTCGGAACTGTTCATCAACAGTGGAGGCAGTGGCACTGGCAGCACCGGGGCCGTTGGTGGTAATGGTGTTGACTACAATCCTTCCGTGAGCGATCTCAGCTCAATCGGTACGGGATCGTTACATTCGTTTACGGTGACGTCCTCTACCGCTACCCAGCATGATCCATCGATGTTGCACCGATTGCGGCCAGTATTGCCGGCAGAGTTCTGCAATTTCGATCGGTTTGCCGATCTACGCCACTCGTCTAACAGTGGTGTCGATTCTGGTTACGGCGGTACCGATCCGTGGGGTCTTTCCGGCTCTGGTTCATCGCGTCATCCAGCCTCATCTTCCCACCGTAGCAGCCTTTCCTCGATCTATAGCGATTTTGATTACATCCGGCGCATGAGCACGGATAACTTTAGTATGGACATTCCACCGCCGCCGAACTGTGTCAGTTTGGAGGATTGTCACTCGTACGGTAGCTTTCATCGGCGAGTTTCCAAGAATCTTTCGACGTCGTTCGAAAATCGTCACACGATCGCCGATCACGTCGGCCATCTGGATGAGCTGGGCCAGATGTTGGCGGGTAATGGTGTGGGTCCGCCACACACGCCAACAAATGCCACGGCTAGCGATGGCTGTGTGGTATCGCGTAACCGGCGCAACAGTGAAATAATGGACCTGAACCGGCGGAAGGCTTACAGTGGTGAGCTGCTGTCGACGGCTACAAACTACCAGGGCAAAGCGCCCAGCAAAAAGCAACGGCTTGGTTTAGCCGTTTGCATTCGATTGAATGATGTGATGCTGCAGGACACGGATACGTTCTGTTCCGAGCATATGACCGTGTTCGAATCGATCCTGTGTCGGGTACGATTGGCCGTGGAAAAAGCGTACATTCGTTGGCGATTATTTTTGCAG ATCATGCTGGGAGCATGGCATTCGACACAACAGTGGCTAAACGATCTCTTTACGGCACCGCGAATAAATAATCCCGTCTGGTTGACGCTCAGCAGCAGTACTCTAACCGATCGTAACTTATCCTCGTTGGCCAGCACATTCATGAACGATCTGTGCTCATTGCTGTCGTTGGCCGATACAAAGGACACAAACTT tttcatCAGCACCCTGATCACTGCTGTTTTGACGCATCATCTCGGGTGGGTAGGAACGATAGCAGCGATGACCGCTACGGATGATGCGAACAGCAAGCTGGACCTTATAAGGCGCGAAAAGACACGCATGAACGAAATTACCGCCAACCATCCGTACAGTGTGCTTTGGGCCCAGCTGGGTGATCTTTACGGTGCCGTCGGTTTCCCGATGAAGCTGTCGAAAACGATCATTTGCGGTAGTTCGCAGCTGAGCAACATGCTGGATAAAATACTTAACGTGTTATCGTACTTTATACGCTGTTCCGAGATTAAACGCACCGTTTATGTCGAGTCGTTCGATGAAGCGAACGTCCGTACGGCATTCGTGTCGCAGCGTGCCAATATTAATAATGCAGTTCATGTTGAAGATGTCCCACCGGCGGACACAAAAGTGAACGTAGCTGAACAACCGATTGGTTTGCTTGAAGCAACAGGTCAACAGCTGCTACGTTCTGCCTCATCCGGAATGGTTCGTTCGGCGACTAGGATGAAAAATTTAGCATCTTTGGGTGGAGACGGTGATCAGGATAACTCGAAACATGCGACTGCTGGCGAGTCAACTTCCAACGCGGGCAATGAAGAGGTACAGAAAGCGTTGAAGAAAAACGTGATGAATGACATTCCAAACGTGCTGGTGTACCGTGATTCGCGGTTCGTCCGGCAAGAGCTCCGAATAGGGAACAAAAGCATGGACACGGGACTGGTGATGAATGCGCGGGAAAAGCAATACCTTGAGGCACGCTATCAAATCGGCAAGGTGGCATTGCTTCACACACAGCCTCAATCGGCCGAGGCGGAGCTGGCACAGGAAGCACTCGTGCTGGACGGGAATGAGCATCGTACAATGGACGATGCAGATGATCGTGAGTCGGTTCGTTTGTCCTATCTCATCACCGAAAACAGTCTCGGACAGGTGGGAACGACGGAAGCACCCGACTCACAGCAACGCCTTATATGGGGTGTAGAGAAGACGAAGGAAGGCATTGCGTTCGAGCAGCTTAAATATATCAGCCTGTTGCGAGGAGACTACAAGGTGCAAaaggatacggtcaacgataGCGGCAGTGAATTGAAGAgcggaaacaacaacaacgaggTCGTATTTGTGCTCGGTGAGAACGAAATGTTGAAAGACATTCATCGGAAGACGACCGGCAGTGGACAGGATGTTGCAGATGTACTTACACCGCTAGGTATGGTGCAACCGCTCAAACACTGTTGCCAGCAAAAATTTAGCAGCTTCGACAAATACCGACAGATTGCGGCAAAGTTTCTGAAAAATCGCAATCTTCCCGACAATCatctgctcgagcgaggcaaGCTACTATCAACTGAGGAGGCGGGATTGGTTTCTCCGCTTTCGGAACTATCGTTCGAATTTATTGATCAACAAGGTAAGAACGGTCCAACCGAGTGTGCGATCTGCCATCAGATACCGACGATCTTCTGTCTGCAAACACCAACGAACGCGTCGGAGATGGAATTTGTTGGGGATTTCTCGGACGGTAACCATCGGCCGTGCTGGAAGGAACGAACACTATCGGAACAGTTGGCGGGAGAGGAAGTAGCCGGTGCGGCGTCAGATCATCCATCGAAGCCAGCGATGCGAGAGAACATTCCGCTTATTGTACTTCCGGGTCATACGATGGCTACACTGGACGAGAACGATGAGCTGCGGGTAAAACATCCAGGGAGTATTTTGAAGCTTATCGATATTCCCTTTCCCAAGGGAATGCGAACCTCTGCTAGCGGACCGGGGAATGACGAAAATAATAACAGCAACGGTGCAGGTTCGGGATGTTCCAGCGGTGGTAGCGGTCACGGTGGTGGGAACGGTAGCAATGCAGGCGGAGGTAGTGGTAGCAACAGTGGAACCCACCATCACCATATGCTGGATTCCGGTAGCACGGGTAACGATAAGACTGACAAAGGTTTGCGATGTTTTCGAACCGGTTTCATGCCGTCTCTGTTTAGTCGCATAACCGATCACTACATGCCGGATATGGTGCTGCAGGCCACGACAGCACCGCCAAGCCAGTGGGAAGCATCGCTAAAGCGCGATCTTCATCTAGCCGCTCGGTTCACTCTGTACGAACAGCAACACACGGAGAATAATGCAATCATTGCCAATCTGGACACGCACGAGGTGCGATTGCTTTCTTCTCAATCGCTCGTTGACGGTGATATCATTGGTATGTCGCAGCTAGTATCTTCCATGCTCGAGGCGGTTAATGCTATGTGGTCAGCTGGAATCTCCGCGTATCAG TGTATGGCCTTTATGGAATCGAAGCTACGCGAACTCTACCTACAGTCGGAAACTCTCGCTAGCGTTATGTTGGCCACAGACTTTTGCACGATGAGCTCGATCACTACCGCTATGGATATCACTGCCAACGATATGGAGCTGCTGCTATCCGTTGCATCCGTACATACGCCCGAAGCAACCAAACGGTACCGCGTTTTGATGCGTTAA
- the LOC125771195 gene encoding uncharacterized protein LOC125771195, whose translation MCGPLKCFTVAFMLLAARESMAAPQGDALAEYPNGAFNDPVPNNENNQKFKEYADYLTRFDEWVTGKKVPIPADPETDALHQSLPPNAPNFGPARVARNSAGFDDPVPLGSEAIPEYNEYIRVLTRFDPYVTGQRVVPASDGHAVYKREDKPDDSLISKDKDFGDHIEDKVPETSTSSDPQYGDFIKELKRFDPWLAGRNVTIPHNTTADQVWNSDEGKDH comes from the exons ATGTGCGGACCATTGAAA TGTTTTACAGTTGCTTTTATGCTGCTGGCAGCACGTGAAAGCATGGCGGCCCCACAAGGTGATGCGCTGGCGGAATATCCTAATGGAGCGTTCAACGATCCCGTACCGAACAATGAGAACAACCAGAAGTTCAAGGAGTATGCCGACTATTTAACCCGTTTCGACGAATGGGTCACGGGCAAGAAGGTTCCGATTCCGGCCGACCCCGAAACCGATGCACTACATCagagtttgccaccaaatgcACCGAACTTTGGACCGGCTCGAGTGGCTCGCAATTCGGCCGGGTTTGACGATCCTGTGCCGCTGGGTAGTGAAGCAATTCCGGAGTACAACGAGTACATTCGGGTGCTGACTCGCTTCGATCCGTACGTTACTGGTCAACGGGTAGTTCCTGCTAGTGATGGACATGCCGTGTACAAGCGTGAAGATAAACCGGACGATTCGCTCATCAGCAAGGATAAGGATTTTGGTGATCACATTGAGGATAAGGTGCCGGAAACGTCCACCAGCTCGGATCCACAGTATGGGGATTTTATCAAGGAACTGAAACGGTTTGATCCTTGGCTTGCTGGACGTAACGTGACGATCCCACATAATACGACAGCCGACCAGGTCTGGAATAGTGATGAAGGCAAGGATCATTGA
- the LOC125771212 gene encoding uncharacterized protein LOC125771212, with the protein MAKFMVSMLVLTVVVMMVSAQGYGGQHGGGGGQHGGGGHHGGQFGGGQHGGGGGGHQGGFQGGNHGFDGGHGGHGGKNVHGGGHGQGHGQGFGGGHGQGQGHGHGHGYKAHGY; encoded by the exons ATGGCAAAGTTTATG GTGTCCATGCTGGTGTTGACCGTCGTCGTCATGATGGTTAGCGCACAAG GTTATGGTGGACAGcatggtggcggtggcggccaacatggtggtggtggccatCATGGTGGTCAATTCGGTGGCGGCCagcatggtggtggtggtggtggacatCAGGGCGGCTTCCAGGGCGGTAACCATGGATTTGACGGTGGACACGGTGGACACGGTGGAAAGAACGTGCACGGAGGCGGACACGGTCAAGGCCATGGACAAGGATTCGGAGGCGGCCACGGTCAAGGCCAAGGTCATGGACATGGTCATGGTTACAAAGCTCACGGCTATTGA
- the LOC125771190 gene encoding translation initiation factor IF-2-like has translation MEKWLVSMLMLTAIASAQVLGPRFSYSGRDNSNGLEAQQPKNQGFGQGQQYNQHGGFGNNPRVGGNQPKSTDQITYYDGYHVHSDGRVHYDAPQVQGNVQPQGNFQPQGNFQPQGNVQPQGYYQPQGYYQPQGNYQPQGNYQPQGNYQPQGYYQPQGYYQPQAAFQPGRQDAQGYNSMQGQQFNPIGRFGGNPDVGDNQDDDDDGDSDDTTNYDGDQRSDSTIDQSNGNNPGQREVSRRRRPSFTVKKN, from the exons ATGGAAAAGTGGCTG GTGTCCATGCTGATGTTGACCGCCATCGCTAGCGCACAAG TGCTAGGCCCACGGTTTAGTTACAGTGGTCGTGACAATTCGAATGGTTTGGAGGCGCAACAACCTAAAAATCAGGGATTTGGACAAGGACAGCAGTATAATCAGCACGGTGGATTCGGAAACAATCCCCGTGTAGGTGGTAACCAACCTAAGTCAACAGATCAAATTACTTACTACGATGGCTACCATGTGCACTCAGATGGTAGAGTGCACTATGATGCACCTCAAGTGCAGGGAAATGTCCAACCGCAGGGAAATTTCCAACCGCAAGGAAATTTCCAACCGCAAGGAAATGTCCAACCGCAGGGATATTACCAACCGCAGGGATATTACCAACCGCAGGGAAATTACCAACCGCAGGGAAATTACCAACCGCAGGGAAATTACCAACCGCAGGGATATTACCAACCGCAGGGATATTACCAACCGCAGGCAGCTTTCCAGCCAGGAAGGCAGGATGCGCAAGGTTATAATTCTATGCAAGGACAGCAATTTAATCCAATTGGTCGTTTTGGTGGCAATCCTGATGTAGGCGATAATcaagacgacgacgacgacggcgacTCAGACGATACTACTAACTATGATGGAGACCAGCGATCAGATAGCACAATTGATCAGTCCAATGGTAATAACCCCGGTCAGCGTGAGGTAAGTCGCCGTCGACGTCCGAGCtttacagtaaaaaaaaattaa